Part of the Nitrosopumilus piranensis genome is shown below.
AGCATCAGGTAGAATAACTCCATCCTTATTGGTAAATTTAGTTTCGTCTTCAACTGGATATACTACTATAAAGTTGAGTGAATCAAAAACAGCAGTGTTTAAAATTTTTTGAATCCCAGTAGAAGGGATCTTTTCAAAGACTGTTTTAACTAAATCAAGTGCTTTTTGTTGAGGAGGTGCAATTTCTTTTCCTTCAGGAATTGTAAACCCTTCATCTCCCGAAGAATAATTTACAATACCGGCTTTTGATGCTTTGCGTAATAATAATTCAGTTTCTGCACTACAAGGAATTACATTGTCATTAATTTTTTTAATTATATCAAGATCAGGACATAAATCAGCTTTGTTTGCAGCAATAATCATAGGTTTTGTATTTTTTCGTAGCTCTTTTGCAAATGCAACTATATCATCATCATTCCATTCTTTTGGATCCCGTGAGATAAAACCTAATTTTTGTAAAACATCCTGTACTTCAAAGTCTTTAATTCCCAAACCAGTAAATCGCTTTGCAATTCCATCTGTAAGTTTAGCTCTTTTTTGATGAATTTCTCTTGTAATTTTATCCCATTCACGTTTTAAAATATCGGCAAACCATTGATCAAATTCATCTTGAACAAACTCCACATCTTCAAGAGGATTATGGGTTCCTGGTGGAACTGGTTGTCCCTGAATATCAGTGGTTCCAGCAATATCAACAACATGAATCAAAACTTCAGCTTGTCTTGCATCATCAAGAAATTGATTTCCTAACCCTTTTCCTTCATGTGCTCCAGGAACCAATCCAGCAATATCAATAAGTTTGACGGGAATGAATCTTGTTCCTTTAACACATAGATCATTTTGATGTTCAATTTTGAAATGTTTACAAGCACAATCAGCTTTTACATATGCAACTCCAATATTTGGCTCAATGGTTGTAAATGGGAAATTTCCTGAAGCAACAGGGGTTTCAGTAGCAGCTGAGAAAAAGGTAGATTTTCCAACATTTGCTTTACCTAGTAAACCAATTTGCAATGATCTCAAGAATTCAATTCTACTTATTAGTATTGCAGAAATCGTTTAATGGCTACATCACAAATTCATAGTGTGTCAATAGTCATTACAGGAAATCCAGGTGTTGGGAAACATACTATTGCAAAAGAGATTTCACAAAAAATGCAATTAGAAATAATTGACATTAATCAAATTGCAAAAGATTCAGGATTATTTGAGGAAAATGATGAGTCAAATGACGTAGATGCCAAAAAATTAAAAGAAATTCTTGATAAAAAAAATTTAAACAAATGTATCATTGTAGGACATTTAGCACCATATGTTTTAGATAAAAATAGAGTTAGTGTAGTTATTATTTTGAGACGTAGTCCATATGATTTAATCAAAGTCTACAAAGAAAGAGGATATTCAAATAAAAAAAGCAATGAAAACGCTAGTAGTGAAATTCTAGGAATTATTACATATGATGCAAAAAACCAGTTCAAAGACAAAGTTGTACAAATTAATGTTAGCCAAAAAGAGATTCAAGACGTTCTAAATAAAGTAGAGTCAGCTGTTTCAGGCAACAAAGATTCTGAAGAAGTAGATTGGCTTGATTTAGTTACCAAAAATAATGATTTGAAAAAATTTTTTGTTGATTGATTAAATAACGCCTTTTGGTTTGAAAATATACTTGTTTGAGATATCAAAAACAGATTTGGCAGGCCGTATAGGCACTATAGAGACAAACCACGGAAAAATTGAAACACCAGCTTATGTTCCAGTCATTCATCCAGTAAAGCAAACAATTCCTTCAAAAAAAATCAAATCAATTGGTTTTGATTTGGTAATTACAAATGCATACATTACTAGAAACAACTACGGAGACAAAGCAATAGAAAAAGGAATTCACAAAATTATAGATTATGACAAAGGGATTATGACAGACTCTGGAGGTTATCAGGTTTTAGAGTATGGTGATGTTCCAGTTTCTCCAACAGAAATGGCAGATTTTGAAGAAGGGATTATGACAGATTTTGCAATTCCATTAGATAAACCAACAGGGTTTGGACTTCCAGTAAAAAAAGCAGAAGCATATGTCAAGCATACTCTCAAAGTCTGCAAAGAAACTATTGATAATAGTAAAAACAATGGACAGATTTGGATTGGGCCAATACAAGGAGGAGAACATTTTGAACTTGTTGCAAAATCAACAAAAGGTTTGATCAAAATGGGTTACAAAATGTTGGCCTTAGGAAGTCCAGTTGAATTTATGGAGTCATATGAATATAGATTGTTAGCTCAAATGATTGTTGCAGCAAAAAAACAGATTCCACATAACATACCACTGCATCTTTTTGGTGCAGGACATCCATTAACTATTCCATTTGCAGTTGCCCTAGGTTGCGATACATTTGATTCAGCTTCATACATGCTATATGCAAAACAAAACAGGTACATTACAGAAGATGGGACACGATATTTATCAGATATAGTAGTATTTCCATGCAATTGCGAAGTATGCTCAAAGTATACTCCTGATGAGTTACGACAGTTAGAATCAACTGAGAAGATTAATCAGATTGCCATCCATAATCTGTATGCAATAAAATTAGAAGTTGACAAGGTAAAGCAGGCAATTCATGAAGGTAGGTTATGGGAATATGTTATCAAAAAAGCAAGGGCACATCCAAAATTATTTGAGATGGTAGAGGTTATGACAGAAAATGCAGAATTTCTTAAAATTGCAACCCCAAAATTCAAGGAAAGGGCAATTTTTCTATTTGATAAAGAGGATCAATACAGGCCCGAGGTGCAGTCATTTCATGAGACAGTAAGGAAATTCAAATCAAAGAAAAAGAAACTGCTAATCACAAAAGAGTCATCAACAAAGCCAGGATACCTATCTCACCAATTTGTTAATCTATCAAAAAAACTCAAAGATTTTGATGAAACTCAAGTTTGTCAATATAATCCCCAGTTAGGATTAATTCCAATTGAGATTTCAGACATTTTTCCTGCTGCTCATCATGAGACATCAAGGATGAATTTTGATCCTAAAGAATTCTTAGAGTTTGGAAAGACATGGAAGGTATTTTTTGAAAATAATCAATTTGTAGAAATTCGATATGACAAAAAGGATAATTTCTTAAAATATTTTGTAAAAACATTGCCAAAAAAAATCAAGAGAAAATCTTTTTCATAATTAAAAATAAGAAAAAAGAATGTGCTAAAAGAATCAGCTTATAGTGCTGCGTCTTCTGCCCAACCGTTAATGAAGACACCGTTTTTGTGAAGAGGTACTGGTTGTCCAGCAGTGTAATTCATTGGTCTCATCCAAAAGATTGATTTTGTTGGGCATACACCGATGCATGCACCATCAGAAATACATCTTTCTGGGTAGAAGACAAATGCTTTACCTCTCTTCCAGCCTTCAACTGGTTTTACTCTAAGGACATCTGGACCAAGAGTTGTACAGATTTCTACACATAGTGCACATCCTATACATCTTTGTTCATCAATGTCTGGAAGTATTGCTATTGGCATTACAAAACTAAGAGTGCTTGATTACTATTTAAACCATGATTGATATCCATAACCCTGTTATGAAATTTGATCGTCAAAAATCATGCGCAGAATCTAGATTGAAAATTTTAAAAAACAAAAAGATAACGTGATAATCACGTTTATTTTCTCATTGCGTCTATTTGACCAGAAGTAACCCAGTCAAGTAATTCTGCAGAAGATGGATTAAGGTCTGCCTTCTGATTCATCAGATTGTTAACCCAAATCCAGTTAATTTGGTTTAGGAGCGGTTTGTTTGCTTCGTCACCAGCACGTGTTTTAGCGACGACGGCTTGATCTTGTTGTCCTAACCATTCTTGGAAGCTTCTTCCCATGAGGATCGGATCTTAGCTTGCACTAATTAAAGCTTTTGAAGATTCCATGTTAGGCATAATGATCGGTTTTTTGTCAAGAAGGTTTTAACGTAGATGAAAATTCATTCTAATTCTTGAAT
Proteins encoded:
- a CDS encoding ATP-binding protein — translated: MPIAILPDIDEQRCIGCALCVEICTTLGPDVLRVKPVEGWKRGKAFVFYPERCISDGACIGVCPTKSIFWMRPMNYTAGQPVPLHKNGVFINGWAEDAAL
- the tgtA gene encoding tRNA guanosine(15) transglycosylase TgtA, producing MFEISKTDLAGRIGTIETNHGKIETPAYVPVIHPVKQTIPSKKIKSIGFDLVITNAYITRNNYGDKAIEKGIHKIIDYDKGIMTDSGGYQVLEYGDVPVSPTEMADFEEGIMTDFAIPLDKPTGFGLPVKKAEAYVKHTLKVCKETIDNSKNNGQIWIGPIQGGEHFELVAKSTKGLIKMGYKMLALGSPVEFMESYEYRLLAQMIVAAKKQIPHNIPLHLFGAGHPLTIPFAVALGCDTFDSASYMLYAKQNRYITEDGTRYLSDIVVFPCNCEVCSKYTPDELRQLESTEKINQIAIHNLYAIKLEVDKVKQAIHEGRLWEYVIKKARAHPKLFEMVEVMTENAEFLKIATPKFKERAIFLFDKEDQYRPEVQSFHETVRKFKSKKKKLLITKESSTKPGYLSHQFVNLSKKLKDFDETQVCQYNPQLGLIPIEISDIFPAAHHETSRMNFDPKEFLEFGKTWKVFFENNQFVEIRYDKKDNFLKYFVKTLPKKIKRKSFS
- a CDS encoding YchF-related putative GTPase, whose translation is MQIGLLGKANVGKSTFFSAATETPVASGNFPFTTIEPNIGVAYVKADCACKHFKIEHQNDLCVKGTRFIPVKLIDIAGLVPGAHEGKGLGNQFLDDARQAEVLIHVVDIAGTTDIQGQPVPPGTHNPLEDVEFVQDEFDQWFADILKREWDKITREIHQKRAKLTDGIAKRFTGLGIKDFEVQDVLQKLGFISRDPKEWNDDDIVAFAKELRKNTKPMIIAANKADLCPDLDIIKKINDNVIPCSAETELLLRKASKAGIVNYSSGDEGFTIPEGKEIAPPQQKALDLVKTVFEKIPSTGIQKILNTAVFDSLNFIVVYPVEDETKFTNKDGVILPDAKLLPQDSTAKDLAGLIHADIAKGFLHAIDCKTKQRISGDQKLKNGDVIKIVSTLSRG
- a CDS encoding adenylate kinase family protein, which translates into the protein MSIVITGNPGVGKHTIAKEISQKMQLEIIDINQIAKDSGLFEENDESNDVDAKKLKEILDKKNLNKCIIVGHLAPYVLDKNRVSVVIILRRSPYDLIKVYKERGYSNKKSNENASSEILGIITYDAKNQFKDKVVQINVSQKEIQDVLNKVESAVSGNKDSEEVDWLDLVTKNNDLKKFFVD